The following proteins come from a genomic window of Kitasatospora sp. NBC_01246:
- a CDS encoding restriction endonuclease-related protein — MSETYCIGIGMDTRRTAALPAPSEPSPRHVKLGASKPDDPSELMARDRSPGHPGAAQKDGQDDYLTVELLCAALARIRLDRQQEGHGHWRSGDQGTLPRAWRDARGRLWWKAQALGLNWPTNDLDLFGWCRRPMAAWPVPLALADADLEVTLLDGDELSEFAEQAADLVRHADVEAELVQNQTFDALLLCARMNGTDEEAVQRLYARLRRLLIDHAVLGDRQVQALAYELPKADSDSDTFFAKFVRTGYVFRSVPVPGKARLRRCGDCRNLLDEGTSRCGTPGCTGEAEMHEVVCLGGYWVQHRATRQFFHDPGLLEGRLLDRLAELPSGRVRLEPWPCLDAWDAAVTFEPLEPSGETECWAVDAKDCSSPALLARGFRIDARVRAQRRIIVLPMHRVRTPGYRADLERELQGRVAGIEVLDEQTFLRQAARRAGGSGAAR, encoded by the coding sequence ATGTCGGAGACGTACTGTATAGGTATCGGCATGGACACCCGCCGGACGGCCGCCCTTCCAGCTCCCAGCGAGCCGTCGCCCCGCCACGTCAAGCTGGGGGCGTCAAAACCCGATGATCCGTCCGAACTGATGGCCCGTGATCGATCACCGGGACATCCTGGCGCTGCTCAGAAGGATGGGCAGGACGACTACCTGACAGTGGAATTGCTGTGCGCCGCGCTGGCACGGATCCGGCTGGACCGGCAGCAGGAAGGCCACGGGCATTGGCGGTCCGGTGATCAGGGAACGCTGCCACGGGCGTGGCGTGATGCGCGGGGACGCTTGTGGTGGAAGGCCCAGGCCCTGGGGCTGAACTGGCCCACGAACGACCTGGATCTGTTCGGTTGGTGCCGGCGGCCGATGGCCGCTTGGCCCGTGCCGCTCGCTCTCGCCGACGCCGACCTCGAGGTGACGCTGCTGGACGGGGATGAACTGTCGGAGTTCGCCGAGCAGGCAGCCGATCTGGTACGGCACGCCGATGTCGAGGCGGAGCTCGTACAGAACCAGACCTTCGACGCGTTGCTGCTCTGCGCGCGGATGAACGGCACCGACGAGGAGGCAGTCCAGCGACTCTACGCGCGCCTGCGGCGCCTGCTGATCGACCATGCGGTGCTCGGCGACCGACAGGTCCAGGCACTGGCGTACGAACTCCCGAAGGCCGACTCGGACAGCGACACGTTCTTTGCGAAGTTCGTTCGGACCGGTTACGTCTTCCGTTCAGTGCCAGTCCCGGGAAAGGCCCGGTTGAGGCGATGCGGCGACTGCCGCAACCTGCTCGACGAGGGCACGAGCCGGTGTGGGACACCCGGATGCACCGGAGAGGCCGAGATGCACGAGGTGGTTTGCCTGGGCGGGTACTGGGTCCAGCACCGTGCGACCCGCCAGTTCTTCCACGATCCGGGGTTGCTGGAGGGCCGGTTGCTGGACCGGCTTGCCGAGCTTCCTTCGGGACGCGTGCGGCTCGAGCCATGGCCGTGTCTGGACGCCTGGGACGCGGCAGTGACGTTTGAGCCGCTGGAGCCGAGCGGGGAGACGGAGTGCTGGGCAGTCGACGCGAAGGACTGCTCCAGCCCGGCTCTTCTCGCCCGCGGTTTTCGTATCGATGCGCGGGTGCGGGCCCAGCGGCGCATCATCGTCCTCCCGATGCACCGCGTGCGGACTCCCGGCTACCGGGCAGATCTGGAGCGTGAGTTGCAGGGCCGCGTCGCCGGGATCGAGGTTCTCGATGAGCAGACGTTTCTGCGCCAAGCCGCCCGCCGTGCGGGCGGAAGCGGGGCCGCACGGTGA
- a CDS encoding pPIWI_RE module domain-containing protein, with the protein MLTFTKGATWPCTGYRTTCPPAMLTLLENAWHSRPSRRPRNGPDQLPTRSLEDLLTLIDPDITAVHWNPRDPAWIRARTEVDPDLLLIALSAWASSRVAPHLPDTDWYTLLENAGQFDWAADDLDLADHGLHPNGTANPQNHVFDLLPSLAAEHVTTTGLQLLGHQRDLRLGPTRADGRRTLHLGTPETLIDDDGAAGASVDVLTFHLEKVPGVSEIHLHVNLSMTRLATHPVDYIPRRGYGDPTISVLLSAKDGFVHGHERPMLLQSAVTIRSRGDRSEWSWQPGAAEILARLTRHQPPSLEQLRTAPGDAAGQPFAAHIVHSTGMTYRYPDSADSPPARATHEHPVGTGYQPRDHMEILTQVAQQLEDKGLRPLTPNRKAATRSKARLPLELPITPTYSLEAWATSDRTWDALLTAAATKLGLTPTEPTTSTAAHLTGPINLTLHRRDPGSLTAGLPRSTDTDPAARRVAYEKSEAERAAQLAEAFPRLSEPIACIVEMEGPAYFSRTRQRDPKPFFKKVLPTLRRNVQCLRPVAPANPNPTKAALAKRFPGTDFSTTDIERAASALNDALRQAGHLPKLPLPRGIEGPFELITLWLAPAGERIVPILIRQHTDAPPSAQLMPTPSHPTEEPMPLTALPEALVAGRGRISLRSSRAALADFITQALALDSTANRLLLVRRARLSEHGVWPWLQDSRITFDELVLPGIDMKDPEVTPTARKPGDHPGLRVIRLREASDREAVPRAFGVTWEMAAGQDDESGEPTQVARYGRFSGIVEIAERAFWGVNPRSDQNQTSLAITKLDPAQTLNRTRTCSNPASLEIIPAFLQEGDDPADWAMYAHAQRRLHAHTTIATTWPAVVHLASLMDEYIV; encoded by the coding sequence GTGCTCACCTTCACTAAGGGCGCCACCTGGCCCTGCACCGGCTACCGCACCACCTGCCCGCCAGCCATGCTCACCCTCCTCGAGAACGCCTGGCACAGCCGCCCCAGCCGCCGACCCCGCAATGGACCCGACCAGCTGCCCACCCGCTCGCTCGAGGACCTGCTCACCCTCATCGACCCGGACATCACCGCCGTCCACTGGAACCCCCGCGACCCCGCCTGGATCCGCGCCCGCACCGAAGTCGACCCCGACCTCCTGCTGATCGCACTCTCCGCCTGGGCCTCCTCCCGCGTCGCACCCCACCTCCCCGACACCGACTGGTACACCCTCCTCGAAAACGCCGGCCAGTTCGACTGGGCCGCAGACGACCTCGACCTCGCCGACCACGGACTCCACCCCAACGGCACCGCCAACCCCCAAAATCACGTCTTCGACCTCCTCCCCAGCCTCGCCGCCGAGCACGTGACCACCACCGGCCTGCAACTCCTAGGCCACCAAAGGGACCTCCGACTCGGCCCCACCCGCGCCGACGGCCGCCGCACCCTCCACCTCGGCACACCCGAGACACTCATCGACGACGATGGCGCAGCCGGTGCAAGCGTGGACGTGCTGACCTTCCACCTTGAAAAAGTGCCTGGCGTCTCAGAGATCCACCTGCACGTCAACCTCAGCATGACCCGGCTCGCCACCCACCCGGTCGACTACATCCCCCGACGCGGATACGGCGACCCCACCATCAGTGTCCTGCTGTCCGCCAAAGACGGGTTCGTCCACGGTCACGAGCGCCCGATGCTCCTCCAAAGCGCGGTCACCATCCGCTCCCGAGGCGACCGAAGCGAATGGTCCTGGCAGCCCGGGGCCGCCGAGATCCTCGCCCGCCTCACCCGCCACCAGCCACCCAGCCTCGAACAACTGCGCACCGCCCCTGGAGACGCAGCCGGCCAGCCCTTTGCCGCACACATCGTCCACAGCACCGGCATGACCTACCGATACCCGGACTCCGCTGACAGTCCTCCGGCTCGCGCCACCCACGAGCACCCCGTCGGCACCGGCTACCAGCCCCGCGACCATATGGAAATCCTCACCCAGGTCGCCCAACAGCTTGAGGACAAGGGCCTGCGGCCCCTCACCCCGAACCGCAAGGCGGCGACGCGCTCGAAGGCCCGCCTGCCGCTCGAACTTCCCATCACCCCCACCTACTCGCTCGAAGCCTGGGCAACCTCGGACCGAACCTGGGACGCCCTGTTGACCGCAGCTGCCACCAAGCTCGGCCTCACACCCACCGAACCCACCACCAGCACCGCCGCGCACCTCACCGGGCCGATCAACCTCACCCTCCACCGCCGTGACCCGGGTAGCCTGACTGCTGGCCTTCCTCGCTCCACCGACACCGACCCCGCAGCCCGCCGAGTCGCCTACGAGAAAAGCGAAGCCGAACGTGCGGCCCAGCTCGCCGAAGCCTTTCCCCGGCTGAGCGAACCGATCGCCTGCATCGTCGAAATGGAAGGTCCGGCCTACTTCTCCCGCACTCGCCAGCGCGACCCCAAGCCGTTCTTCAAAAAGGTCCTGCCCACCCTGCGCCGCAACGTGCAATGCCTGCGCCCCGTCGCCCCGGCCAACCCCAACCCCACCAAGGCAGCCCTCGCCAAGCGCTTCCCTGGAACCGATTTCTCCACCACCGACATCGAACGGGCAGCCTCCGCCCTCAACGACGCGCTGCGCCAGGCCGGACACCTGCCCAAGCTCCCCCTCCCACGCGGGATCGAGGGACCGTTCGAGCTCATCACGCTCTGGCTTGCTCCCGCTGGCGAGCGGATCGTCCCTATCCTGATCCGCCAGCACACCGACGCACCGCCTTCCGCGCAGCTCATGCCCACCCCCAGTCACCCGACTGAAGAACCGATGCCACTGACTGCGCTGCCAGAGGCACTGGTCGCCGGCCGCGGCCGCATCTCCCTCCGTAGTTCCCGCGCGGCACTTGCCGACTTCATCACCCAGGCGCTTGCCCTCGACTCAACGGCCAACCGACTCCTGCTTGTGCGCCGCGCGCGCCTGAGTGAACACGGCGTGTGGCCCTGGCTGCAGGACAGCCGAATCACCTTCGACGAACTCGTCCTGCCCGGGATCGACATGAAGGATCCCGAGGTGACTCCTACTGCCCGAAAGCCTGGAGATCACCCCGGCCTGCGGGTCATCAGGCTGCGCGAAGCCAGCGACCGCGAGGCGGTCCCCCGAGCCTTCGGCGTCACCTGGGAGATGGCGGCCGGCCAGGACGACGAGAGCGGCGAGCCAACTCAGGTAGCCCGGTACGGTCGATTCTCCGGCATCGTGGAGATCGCCGAGCGCGCCTTCTGGGGCGTCAACCCGCGCTCCGACCAGAACCAAACCTCGCTCGCCATCACCAAGCTCGACCCCGCCCAGACATTGAACCGGACCCGAACCTGCTCCAACCCGGCCTCCCTGGAAATCATCCCGGCCTTCCTGCAGGAGGGCGACGACCCCGCCGACTGGGCCATGTACGCCCATGCCCAACGACGCCTCCACGCCCACACCACCATCGCGACAACGTGGCCCGCCGTCGTCCACCTCGCATCGCTGATGGACGAGTACATCGTGTAG
- a CDS encoding type I restriction-modification system subunit M has translation MVDLEKDAWAIADTLRGVYARNKAGDVILPMTILRRLECVMAPHRAQVAAIIAQQPNETLRVKMIKSFTGGLKFYNTTKHTLASVYDSGDDMADNLLEYVRGFSEDIDIFANFHLPQHIDRMRKGGILATIVRQFRDLDLSPEAVPNSKMGQLFEHLIYMDFESSNAESGDHYTPRDAINLLVDLLFAEDDNALSGDAIRSIYDPTVGTGGMLSVAEEHLHRMNQEAELLLYGQELRPESYAMCRSDMLAKGQNPQNIALGNTLTKDLFPDDRFNYILSNPPYGVDWKNIAEDVEREHKRGFSGRFGAGLPPTSDGALLFVQHAIAKMNPADSQDGGARAGIVLNGSPLFSGGAGSGSSNIRGWLLENDLIEAIVALPSDMFYNTGIPTYLWIFDNNKHPERQGKVQLIDATALGAKMRKSLGSKRVEIDDAARERVLQQYADMESSETSKIFDSLDFAFWQITVERPLRRNFETKPERVALVAEHKSLGHIDGLIDALNSFHGGHYLNREAFLNDLGKHLGSCGISLTSAQRKALWQTLGERDENADICRFQSGKNKGEPEPDIPLRDTEIVPFAWNGHPKSHDAKDATIKAYFTAEVKPHFEDAWVDDTKTKVGYEIPFTLHFYKYVPPRTLAQIDADLDESLQEILGLLHRVEASK, from the coding sequence GTGGTCGACTTGGAGAAGGACGCCTGGGCCATCGCCGACACGCTTCGCGGGGTGTATGCCCGCAACAAGGCAGGTGACGTCATCCTGCCCATGACGATCCTGCGGCGCCTGGAGTGCGTCATGGCACCCCACCGCGCCCAGGTTGCCGCGATCATTGCCCAGCAGCCGAACGAGACGCTGCGCGTGAAGATGATCAAGTCTTTCACAGGCGGCCTCAAGTTCTACAACACGACGAAGCACACCCTCGCCTCGGTGTACGACTCCGGTGACGACATGGCAGACAACCTGCTGGAGTATGTGCGTGGGTTCAGCGAGGACATCGACATCTTCGCCAACTTCCATCTGCCCCAGCACATCGACCGGATGAGGAAAGGTGGCATCCTCGCCACGATCGTCCGCCAGTTCCGCGACCTCGACCTGTCCCCCGAGGCAGTGCCGAACTCCAAGATGGGCCAGCTGTTCGAGCACCTCATCTACATGGACTTCGAGTCGTCCAACGCTGAGTCCGGCGACCACTACACCCCCCGCGACGCGATCAACCTGCTTGTCGACTTGTTGTTCGCCGAAGATGACAACGCGCTGTCCGGCGACGCCATCCGCAGCATCTACGACCCCACCGTCGGCACCGGCGGCATGCTCAGCGTGGCAGAGGAGCACCTGCACCGCATGAACCAGGAGGCGGAGCTTCTCCTGTACGGGCAGGAGCTGCGGCCCGAGTCCTACGCCATGTGCCGCTCCGACATGCTCGCAAAGGGCCAGAACCCCCAGAACATCGCGCTGGGCAACACCCTGACCAAGGACCTGTTCCCGGACGACAGGTTCAACTACATCCTTTCCAACCCGCCCTACGGAGTGGACTGGAAGAACATCGCCGAGGATGTGGAGAGGGAGCACAAGAGGGGCTTCAGTGGTCGCTTTGGGGCTGGCCTACCTCCGACCTCCGATGGTGCTCTGCTGTTCGTACAGCATGCGATTGCCAAGATGAACCCCGCTGACAGCCAGGATGGCGGCGCCCGGGCCGGCATCGTTCTGAACGGCTCCCCGCTGTTCTCGGGCGGCGCCGGAAGCGGCTCTAGCAATATCCGGGGGTGGCTGCTGGAGAACGACTTGATCGAAGCCATCGTCGCGCTGCCGAGCGACATGTTTTACAACACCGGCATTCCCACGTACCTGTGGATCTTCGACAACAACAAACACCCCGAGCGCCAAGGCAAAGTACAGCTCATCGACGCCACCGCGCTGGGCGCCAAGATGCGCAAGTCGCTGGGCTCCAAGCGCGTCGAGATCGACGACGCCGCCCGGGAACGCGTGCTGCAGCAGTACGCAGACATGGAGTCCTCGGAGACGTCCAAGATCTTCGACAGTCTCGACTTCGCCTTCTGGCAGATCACCGTCGAGCGGCCCCTGCGGCGCAACTTCGAGACCAAGCCCGAGCGCGTCGCCCTCGTCGCTGAGCACAAGAGCCTCGGGCACATCGACGGCCTCATCGACGCTCTGAACTCCTTCCACGGGGGCCACTACCTCAATCGCGAGGCCTTCCTCAACGACCTGGGCAAGCACCTCGGTTCCTGCGGCATCAGCCTGACCTCTGCGCAGCGCAAGGCCCTGTGGCAAACCCTCGGCGAGCGCGACGAGAACGCCGACATCTGCCGCTTCCAGTCCGGCAAGAACAAGGGGGAGCCAGAACCCGACATCCCCCTGCGTGATACCGAGATCGTCCCCTTCGCCTGGAATGGGCACCCAAAGAGCCACGACGCCAAGGACGCCACCATCAAGGCGTACTTCACGGCGGAGGTCAAGCCTCACTTCGAGGACGCGTGGGTCGACGACACCAAGACCAAGGTGGGCTACGAGATCCCGTTCACCCTCCACTTCTACAAGTACGTGCCCCCGCGCACGCTTGCTCAGATCGACGCCGACCTCGACGAGTCCCTGCAGGAGATCCTCGGCCTGCTGCACAGGGTGGAGGCAAGCAAGTGA
- a CDS encoding restriction endonuclease subunit S encodes MSTPLPWGDTQQPWTIGQVKHLGSVTLGKMLQTNDTGQDVLAPYMRAANVQPDGVLALGDVKEMWFSPSELDDLTLRQGDVVVVEGGQGGFGRAAYVGEDLDGWGFQNSINRVRSRTGNDGRFLAYYLIALRATGFLRRYCNVVSMPHLTAEKLAAVPLPLPSGPEQRAIADHLDREAAEIDGLIAALERFIGRLQERRRAVVEHELAEVVPAVPGTRLKHLARSVRQGWSPQCFPWPGDGVQTWAVLKAGAANRGLFRPEENKELPADLEPRPSTVVRRGDLLVSRANTRDLVGSAAVVAGDYPRLMLSDKLYALALDESKALPRYVAYLMASRRVRDLIEMAASGASSSMLNISRDDIVNLPMNVPEAAEQRRILNHLDRVTAEIDILIEKTQRHIDLAKERRIALITAAVTGQIEFPKEA; translated from the coding sequence GTGAGCACCCCGCTTCCCTGGGGAGACACCCAGCAGCCGTGGACGATCGGTCAGGTCAAGCATCTGGGCAGTGTCACTCTCGGCAAGATGCTCCAGACAAACGACACCGGCCAAGACGTCCTTGCTCCGTACATGAGGGCGGCCAACGTCCAGCCTGACGGCGTCCTCGCCTTGGGCGACGTGAAGGAAATGTGGTTCTCGCCTTCCGAGCTGGACGATCTCACCCTTCGGCAGGGTGACGTCGTCGTGGTCGAGGGCGGACAGGGAGGCTTCGGGCGTGCTGCATATGTGGGTGAAGACCTCGATGGCTGGGGGTTCCAGAACTCGATCAACCGAGTCCGGTCGAGAACTGGGAATGATGGGCGATTCCTTGCGTACTACCTGATCGCCCTGCGCGCCACCGGGTTCCTCCGGAGGTACTGCAACGTCGTCTCCATGCCGCACCTGACGGCCGAGAAGCTGGCAGCTGTTCCCCTCCCGCTTCCCTCCGGTCCTGAGCAACGCGCCATCGCTGACCACCTGGATCGGGAGGCCGCTGAGATCGACGGCCTCATTGCCGCGCTGGAACGGTTCATTGGACGGCTTCAGGAACGACGTCGAGCAGTCGTTGAGCATGAGCTTGCGGAGGTTGTGCCGGCGGTGCCCGGTACACGGCTGAAGCACCTGGCGCGGTCCGTTCGCCAGGGGTGGAGCCCCCAGTGCTTTCCTTGGCCTGGTGATGGAGTCCAGACCTGGGCAGTCCTAAAAGCCGGGGCAGCTAACCGCGGGCTCTTCCGACCGGAAGAAAATAAAGAACTCCCCGCAGACCTGGAGCCGCGTCCGTCAACGGTGGTACGGCGCGGCGATCTCTTGGTCTCCCGAGCTAACACCCGTGACCTTGTCGGCAGTGCAGCTGTAGTGGCCGGAGACTACCCTCGGCTCATGCTGAGCGACAAGCTCTACGCTCTCGCCCTTGACGAGTCCAAAGCGTTGCCCCGGTATGTCGCCTACCTGATGGCCAGCCGCCGTGTCAGGGATTTGATCGAGATGGCCGCATCTGGTGCGAGCTCTTCGATGCTGAACATCAGCAGGGACGACATCGTGAACCTTCCGATGAATGTTCCTGAGGCCGCTGAACAGCGTCGCATCCTCAATCACCTGGACCGTGTAACAGCGGAGATCGACATCCTGATCGAGAAGACGCAGCGGCACATCGACCTTGCCAAAGAGCGTCGGATCGCGCTCATCACCGCGGCCGTGACCGGCCAGATCGAATTCCCCAAGGAGGCTTGA